GCAGCTTGCGAAGAGATGCCCGTCCTTCCGGTCGAAGACCGAATCGTCGAGGACGAGGTACTGCGGGCATGTCTCTCCGAACACCGAAAGACCGCGGGCGCGCGCCTCGCCTACCCTCTCCGCTCCCTCGCCGGTTGAGATGTGAACGATATAGAGCCTGCCGCCGGCCTCCTCGACGCACGCGATCGCGCGCCGGATCGCGTCGATCTCCACGATCGGAGGGCGCGTCATCGCGTGGAGCCGCGCGCCGTGGCGCCGCATGAAATCCGGCGTGTGATGGCGCGCGATGAGCTCATCGAGGATTCTCGACGATTCGGCGTGGACGAGGAGCATCCCGTTCAGGTCCTTAAGGGCGGCGAGCGTCGCGGCGAGAACGGAGTCGTCGGACTCCCAGCCGCGCGAACCGTAGACCATGAACTCCTTGAAGGTCGGGAAGCCTCGCTCGACGAGCGAACGGATCTCGTCCTTCTGTTCGCGCCATCGGGTGATGCAGACATGAAGGGAAAAGTCGACGAGGCTCTTCTCCTCGGCCCGGCGGATGCGCCGCTCGACCGCCCGCGCGAGGGGCTCCCCCTCCTCCGGCGTCGCGAAGTCGATCACCGTCGTCACGCCGCCCCGCGCCGCCGCGCGCGTCCCCGTCCGGAAGTCGTCCGAGGTGATCGTTCCCATGACCGGAAGCTCGAGATGGACGTGCGCGTCGACCGCGCCGGGAAGGACGAGATGGCCCGAAGCGTCGATCACGCGCGCCCCGGAGGCGTCGAGGCCGGGTCCGATCGCCGCGATCGTCTCGCCGCGGACGCCGATGTCCGCGGGGCGCGCGCCCTCCTCGGCGGCGATAAGGCCCCCCCGTATGATCGTGTCGAAGCCCATCCCTCTCCTTTCCCCGCGACCCGAGGGTTTTCCAAAAACTAACCGAGAGTTACCGCTCTCTTTACGCGTGGTCAAGTAGCCTTGTCGGACCGGAATCTCGAAGAAAGCGGCGGCGGGAGGTAGAATCCTCGAGAGGAATGAAGATGGAAAAGCGGACCCTTCTTCTCTTGTTCTTGTTCGTTGCGATCGTGGCCGCCGGCTGCGGCGAAGACAACAGCCCGGGGCCTTCGAACCATTCTCCTTCGATCGTCTCCCTCACCGCGACGCCGAGCCGCGTGCGAACATCGGGAATTGCCTCGCTGGTCTGCGAGGCGGTCGATCCGGACGGCGATTCCATCCGGTACGAATGGACCGCCCAGTCGGGGAGCCTCTCGGACGGTTCGGATTCGGTCTCTTGGACCGCCCCCGAAGCGGCCGGCAGGTACAAGATCCTGGTCGTCGTGACGGACGGCCGCTACGGAGTGGACACGGACTCGATCGACGTTTCGGTCGTGGTCGGGGTCCCGGAGATTCTCTCGCTCACGGCGGATCCTGATCTCGTCGCGCCCGGCGAAACGGTGGCGCTCGTCTGCGCGACCGACGATCCGGGTTCGAACACGCTCGTGTTCTCCTGGTCGGTGGACGCGGGGACGTTCTCCGGGAGCGGCTCCTCCGTCGAGTGGACGGCTCCCTCCGCGGAAGGAGTGCACGAGATCCGCGTGACGGTGGACAACGGAAAGGGCGGCGTCGCGCGGGGCTCGGTTCGGGTCGATGTCTTCGGCGGCACGTTTCTCGTGCGGACGAGCGGCGGCCTCGTCGCCGTCGACATGGACGGCGCCTCGTTCCCATTCGCTTCCTCGACCGCTCCGATCGATGTCGCGGGGACGCGGATCTTCGTGAAGGGCGATCGTTCAATTACCGAGCTCGGTCATTTCGGTCTCCCGCTCGCCACGATCACGAGCACGAACCCGGCGGTCTCCGGCGCGGACTTCTATGTGCTCCCCGACCTCAGCTTCGTCTTCCTCGACAACGCCGGGGACAAGCTCCACTTCATCGACGCGGACGGATCGTCCTACGACACAGTCCTCATGCCGGAGGCCTCGCCCGGAGTTCTCCAGAACGTGAGCGCCGTTCTCGTCGGGAACCGACTGGTCGTCTCGGAGACGGGGACGACCAAGCTGATCGGCGTCGATCTCGTCGATCTCGCGACCTCGATCTTCCGCTCGTTCGACCCGGGTCTCGGGCCGCTCGGTCCGATCGGCCACTCGGACGGGGTTTACTATCTGTGCGGCCCGCGGCGGATCCATCGCTTCACCGAGAGCGGAGCAACGGAAGACCTTGCCGAGCTTCCGGCGGGGAGCATCACCGGGATGGTCGCGCTCGGGCGCTTTCTCTACGTGGTCGTGAGCCCCGAGGGGACTCTTCGCCGCGTTCACATGCTGAGGGGCGAGGTGGAGCTTTTCGCGGACGGCCTCGACGATCCTCGAGACATCGACTACGTTCCCCTCCGTATCCAACCGTAGGAGCGAGCTCGCTGCCTCGCGAGTCCATCCGCGCGCGGGGGAGATCACGTCTCCCCGGAGCGCGGATCGGCGGAGTGCTTCAAAGATAAAGGGGCCGGAGTCCGGCCCCCTTCGCTTGTCTTCGGGAGTCGCCCGCTTCGCGCGGGCGGAA
The Candidatus Eisenbacteria bacterium genome window above contains:
- the hydA gene encoding dihydropyrimidinase, which produces MGFDTIIRGGLIAAEEGARPADIGVRGETIAAIGPGLDASGARVIDASGHLVLPGAVDAHVHLELPVMGTITSDDFRTGTRAAARGGVTTVIDFATPEEGEPLARAVERRIRRAEEKSLVDFSLHVCITRWREQKDEIRSLVERGFPTFKEFMVYGSRGWESDDSVLAATLAALKDLNGMLLVHAESSRILDELIARHHTPDFMRRHGARLHAMTRPPIVEIDAIRRAIACVEEAGGRLYIVHISTGEGAERVGEARARGLSVFGETCPQYLVLDDSVFDRKDGHLFASCPQVKKKEDGGRLWRALREGVLSTVATDTCTFTRAQKDRWGGDWTKIPTGLPGLETLLPIVYTKGVLEGKLSLEQMADRLSASPARIMGLYPKKGTIREGSDADLTIIHPTRTFPVDPARMETNADWSPYEGWELAGFARTTLSRGEVIVDDYRVVGREGRGRFLPRTLDSERSPARG